TTTGCTGGAAATGCTTGGCATACGCCCTGGTGCCGTTTCTGTTCTAGCCATCGTGAATGACGAACAAGGTCGCGTTAAGCTTGTGCTCGATCGCAAGCTAACCAATACGACAGCAATCAATTGCCACCCGCTTAGCAACGAACGCACCACGTCTCTCTCTCAAGAGGCCTTTGCGAAGTTCCTTGCTACGACCGGCCGCGAGGCAGTCTACATTGAGACGGACGAAGAGGCGCCTCGGTCCTGAGGTTGTGGCGAATGGCGCATGATCGTCATTGACCGCGTCCTCCGCAAGGTGCGCATGATCGATGAGATCCTCGATACGGAGACCAGCATCATGCTGAGTTCGATCTGAGGATCGCGTCCCTTTCAGCTGTATGCCTCTTCGCCGATGACCAGGCCCTCTCCGCCACGAGGACCGCCTCGGCGATCTGCCGCCTGATGTGCCCGTACAACAGCGCCGAACCACACCCAAAAGCGCGTCACTTCGTTGCAGGGCCGAGCGGGTCGCTAGTCGAATTGGACCGGCTCAGATCCGGGATAGGAATGAGCGACGAACTCGCAGAATGCGCGAGCCGCCGGAGAAAACTTCGCCTTGCTCTTCCAAGCAAGCCCAACATCCATGGTGTGGACATCGTCATCCAGCGTCTTGAGATCGATGCGATGTCCCTCGAGCGACCAGGGACGATAGACCATGTCCGACAGGATGGTGATTCCCATGCCGGTCGCAACCATGCTGCGAACGGCCTCGACCGACAAAGTGCGGAAGATAACGTTTGGAACGTGCGTCGTGCGCTGCCAGTAACGCATTGCGGAGCGTTCGGCTTCGTCGACGGTCAACATCAGATAGGGTTCGCTCGTCAGATCCGCCAGCTTGATGCTGTCTTTCCGGAGGAGCGGATGATTGGCGCAAGTCCACAAGCGACGCGGCGAACGCAGCAACAGGCGCGAGCGAATGGAATGCCGGTCATGCAGGTTCGAGACGAGCATGACCGCCGCATCGACGCTGCCGCTGATCAGACTCTGCTCGATCGCTTCGCGCTGAAATTCGTGCAGACGTACCGTTATGCCTGGAAAGGAACGCCAGAAGCGAGACAACAGCGGCGGCAAGAAATATCCGGCGACAGTATAGCTGACGGCCACGTCGACTGTGCCGTCAACCTGCGTTCCCCAGCGATGCGGACCGCGCATCGCATCTGACACACTCGCCTCGATCGCGCGGGCGCGTTGCAAAAACTCCTGTCCGTCGAAAGTCAGCGTGACGCCGTTCGAGTGCCGGTCGAACAGCTTGCGGCCGAGCTCGGCTTCCAGCGCCTTGATCGAGGCCGTAACCGCCGACTGCGTCACATTCAGAGCGGCCGCGGCCGCCGAAACGCGTCCGCTTTCGGCCGTGGCGATGAAATGCCGAACCTGACGGAACGTCAGAGACATCAAAATTTCCGATATCAGCGAACGATATTTCGAATTTTACAATCGCCCGGTGGAACGGAAAAATCAATCCATCGGTTCGCAGTGAGAAGGCCTTGAGATGATGTCCGGTGGCTTGGAATTGGTCGCACGCGATGTCAGCGTCCAATTCGAAGGCTTGAAAGCATTGTCCGGTGTTACGCTGGCCGTACCGCGGGGACGCATCACTGGACTAATCGGCCCAAATGGCGCCGGCAAAACCACCCTTATCAATGTCCTGACAGGCTTCCAGCCGGTCGGCGCCGGCATCGTTGAGCTGGAAGGCGAGCCGCTCAGCGGCACTGCGGCGCACAAGCTGCGACGCAAAGGTGTGGCGCGAACCTTCCAGTCTGGACGACTTTTCCGCGACCTGCCGGTGGTGGACAACCTGGAGGTGACCGGCGTCGGCCTCGGCCAGGCCCGTCGCGACGCGATCACGGAGGCCGAGCGCGTCATGGCCTGGCTCGGCATTTCACATCTGGCCAATACCATCGCGGGTGCCCTGCCCTACACGGACGAGCGGCGTGTCGCCATCGGCCGTGCCATCATGTGCACGCCGCGCTATCTGCTGCTCGACGAGCCCGCCGCGGGCATGTCCGAACATGAAAGCCACGATCTGGCCGCCATCATCCGGCGGATCGCGGATGAGCTCAACGTCGGCGTGCTCCTGATCGAGCACAATATCGGCCTCGTTCTCGAACTCTGCGAGCGCATCTTCGTCCTCGATTCCGGCGAAATCATCGAAGTCGGTGAACCCGCAGCGATCCGCGACAGCGATGCCGTGCGACACGCCTATATGGGCACGCAGCGTGACGAGTTGATTCCGCCAATCGTCGCTGAAGAGGCGGTCGCGTCATGACACTGCTCGCCGTCGACGACATCACCGTCAGCTACGGCCGCTTGACGGCCCTGCGTGGGGTCACGCTGAAAATCGACGAAGGCGAGGTTTTGTTCGTGACTGGTCCGAACGGCGCCGGCAAGTCAACCCTGCTCAATGCGATCGCGGGCGTCGTGCCGGCGGGCTCGGGCTCCATCATGATCGACGGTGCGAAGGTCACGGGCACCTCGCCGGAAGACATCGCCCGACGTGGATTTTCGTTGGTGCCGGAGGGGCGCAACGTCTTCGGCGCGCTCACGATCGAGGAGAATCTCAAGGTCGGCACCGGCATGCGGCGCGACCGGAAGAAGACCGCCGACGATCTGGAGTCCGTCTACGAGGAATTCCCGATGCTGGCCGAGCGTCGTCACACCCCGGCCGGCATGCTCTCCGGCGGCCAGCAGCAGATGCTCGTCATCGGTCGCGCACTGATGGCCGCGCCGCGCATTATGGCGATCGACGAGCCGTCGCTCGGCCTCGCGCCAAAGATCATCGACCAAGTCTACGAGATACTGGTACGGCTGCGGGCACAGCGCAAGCTCACGCTCCTGATCGTCGAGCAAAGCTCGACGCGCGCCATGATGACCGGTGGAAGGATGGTCCTGATCCGCGGCGGTCGCATCGTCCTGGAGGGTGCCGCCGCCGACATGATCAGGGACGATCGCCTGAAGCAGGCCTATTTCGGCTTCGGAGATCACTGAGATGACGGAGGTCCTGCAGATCGTCTTCGACGCGCTGAGCCTCGGCAGCCTTTACGCCCTGGGTGCGCTCGGCATCGCCCTGATCTTCGGCGTCATGCGGCTTGTCAACTTTGCCCATGGCGATTTCATCGCCTTCTGCGTGTTTGCAATGCTGTGGCCCTCGGTCGACGCGGCAGCGATCGTGTTTGTCGGCCAACTGCCGTTCTACCTGCTGATCCCGCTTCTGCTCATGATCGGCGCGGTACTGTCGATCCTGTCCGAGATCATCGTCTTCCGTCGTTTCCGCAACACTAATCCGGCGACGATGATGATCGCCTCCTTCGCGCTCGGCTTCGTCATCCGGCATCTCCTCTTGATGCTGTATTCGAGCCGGCCCAAATCGATCACGCTGTGGCCGAGCCTCGGCCTGCCGGTCGAACTCCTCGGCGCCCACATCCCGATGCTCCAGGTCGTGACCATCATCATAACGCTTGTCGTGCTGATCGTACTCGTCCTGTTCCTCAAGCAAACGCGCTATGGGCTGGAGATGCGCGCGGCGGCCGAGAATTTCACCATGGCCCGCATGCTCGGGGTCCGTGCCAATGGGGTGATCCTGCTGGCCTTCGCCATCAGCGGCATGATGGCCGCGGCGATCGGCCTGATCCTGGCCACCAACTCCGGCACTGCCGATATCGGCATGGGCGCCAACGTGATGCTGATCGCCTTCATCGCGACCGTGATCGGTGGCCTCGGCAGCATCCCCGGCGCCGTTGCTGCCGGCTTCCTGATCGGCGCGGCGAGCGTCGTGTTCCAGGCGACCTTGCCGCACGACGCCCGCGTGTTCCGCGACGCCTTCGTCTACGGCGCAGTCATCGTCGTGCTCCTGGTGCGGCCCCAGGGGCTGTTCGCACCGAAATCCGCCAAGCAGAGAGTTTGATCGAATGTCGAAGCGGCCATCCGTCATCCGGCAGACGATCGTGACACCGACCATCCTGATCATCGCGCTGCTCATCATGGCCGCCCTTACCTATCAATTCGGCAGCCGCGCCTTCAATCGCACCGCGGTCGAGATGTTCATCAACGTCATGGTCGTAGTCGGCCTCTACGTCTTCGTCGGCAATTCGGGCCTGCTGTCGTTCGGCCATATCAGCTTCATGTGCCTCGGCGCCTACATGACCGCCTGGCTCGCCATCCCACCAGTGATGAAGTCGATCACGCTCAAGGGATTGCCGACCTGGCTGCTGCATACCCAACTGCCCATGTGGGCGGCAACCCCGATCTCGGGCGCGTTCGCGGCGCTGTTCGCGCTGATCATTGGCCGCATCATCATGCGCCTGTCGGGCATAGCCGCCTCGATCGCGACTTTCGGCCTGCTCGGCGTCGTCAACAACGTCTATTCGAACTGGGACTCGGTGACGGGCGGACAGGGCTCGATCGTCGGCATTCCGCCGACCATGAATGTCTGGATCGGGTGGCTCGGTGCGGCAATTGCCATCGCAATCGCCTATCTCTATTCGATCTCGCGCTCGGGGCTTGCGCTCCGCGCCACGCGCGACGAGGCGGTCGCGGCGAGCGCCTCCGGCATCGACATAGTCCGCGAGCGGCTCATCGCCTTCGTCGTCAGCGCCTTCATCATTGGGCTCGCCGGCGCGCTTTATGCGCACTTCCTGAGCATCGTCAATCCAGGCGCATTCTATCTGCGTACGACCTTCGTCACACTGTCGATGCTGGTGGTCGGCGGCATGTACAGCCTCAGTGGGGCCGTCTCGGGCGTGGTCCTGATGTCAGTGCTGATCGAGCTGTTTCGCAATCTCGAGAAGGGCATCAGCCTCAACGGCCACACCGTCGCATTGCCGAACGGCGTCCAGGAGATCGCGATCGGCATCATCACCATCGTCATCCTGATGTACTTGCCCACGGGACTGACCCGCAACCAGGAATTCTCCTGGCGCGGATGGCCGTTACAGCGGCGTCTGGCGCGCCCCGTCCAGACGGCGCTGAAGGAACTGAACTGATGTTCGTTTGCTCAATTGGAGGAGTGGCTCATGCGTTTGAAGACAGTAATTGGCATTCTGGCCGGAGCGTCCGCGCTCTGGTTCACGCCCGCCCAGGCGGCCGACGAGATCGTCGTCGGCTTTGCGACCGCGGCATCCGGATTCATGCAGGCCTATGACAAGCCGGCGCAGGATGCAGCCCTGATCCGGATCGACGAGATCAACAAGGCCGGCGGCCTGCTCGGTAAGAAGATCAAGCCCGTCTTCGCCGACACCAAGACCGACCAGGCCGAAGGCGCCAAAGCCGGTCTTGGGGTGCTCGACCAGGGAGCCGACCTCGTCATCGTCTCCTGCGATTACGATTTCGGCGCACCCGCGGCGCTCCAGGCGCAAGCCGCCGGCAAAGTCTCCTTCTTCCTCTGCGCGGAGTCGATCAAGGCCGGTATTCCCGGCGTCGGCCCCTTCTCGTTCTCAGCTTCGGTGCTGGCGGCCGTACAAGGCGCCACCATGGCGGAATGGGCCTATACCAAGAAAGATGCGCGCAGTTTCTACCGGCTGCTCGATAGCTGGACCGTCTACAACAAGGGCATCTGCGACGGCTTCGACTGGCAGATGCCGCACCTGAAGGAGGCCAAGCTCGTTGGCAGCGACACTTTCAAGAACGATGACGCCTCCATCGCCTCGCAGATCACGCGCATCAAGAGCCTGCCAAGGGAACCCGACGCCATCATGCTCTGCACGATGATGCCGGGCGCCGTTTCCGCCATCAAGCAGATCCGCGCCGCCGGCATCAAGTCGATGATCCTGAACGGCTCGGGCGTCGACGGCAGCTACTGGCTGAACGCCACACCGGATCTATCGAACTTCTACGTTCCGGTGCAGGGCTCGGTCTACGGCGACGATCCCAATCCGAAGGTCAACGAGTTCAACAAGAAGTACAAGGAATTCACCGGAGGCGATCCGTCCAGCCAGTACGTCTATCCCGGCTACGTCCTGATCGACGTCTGGGCCAAGGCGGTCGAGCGCGCCAAATCGACAGACGCAGCACCGGTCGTGGCCGAGCTAGAGAAGATGAACAACGAGCCCACTCTGTTCGGGCCGCGCACCTTCACCAAGGACATCCACCACCAGAACCAGGGTCGTTACTTGATCGTCGACACCGAGGCTGGCAAGCCGCGCGTGGTCGATCAGTGGACGATCTCGGAGAAGATTCCGCTCGACTATCTGGTGTCCAAGTAAGCCGGCAATGCGCCGTCCGGGGTACGCCAGTCGCGCCCCCGGACGGCGTTGCTTCTTCGTCTGCAAAGTCGTTGGGAGGAAATGGAGAGATGGTCGTAATCAACTGCGACATGGGCGAGGCCTACGGCCTCTACAAGATGGGCGACGATAAAGCACTGATGCCCCATATCGACGTCGCCAACGTCGCTTGCGGCTTTCATGCCTCCGACTTCAATCACATGCGCAAGACAGTGCAACTCGCCAAGGAGTTCAGCGTGAAGGTCGGCGCGCACCCCTCGCTGCCGGACTTGCAGGGTTTTGGCCGCAGGGAGATGAAGATCAGCCGCGAGGAGCTGGTCAACTGCCTGCTCTATCAGATCGGTGCGCTCAAGGCGTTCCTTGACGCCGAGGGCATGGCCCTCAACCACATCAAGCCGCACGGCGCGCTCTATGGCATGGCGTCGCGCAACGAGGAGATCGCCGAAGCCGTAGCCGATGCCGCCGACGTCTACAAGGTGCCCCTGCTCGGCATGAAGGGAACGCTGCATCAAAGGGTTTATGAGCGGCGCGGCCACATCTTTGTCGCCGAATATTACGCCGATCTCGACTACAACGCCGACGGCAGTCTCATCATCACCCGCGAGCATGAAGCCAAGGATCCAGTCGACGCCGCGAGCCGCTGCGCAAGGGCCGTGAACGAGGGCAAGACACGCTCGGTGGCCGGGAACGACATCACGGTCGGCGCGGATTCGATCTGCATCCATTCCGACACGCCGAACGCGGTCGCGATCGCAGAGGCCGTTCGCGAGGCGGTTCGCCCCTATCTCACTGCGCGCTGAGCCAGCGCGCCAACAACGAGGAACCCATGGCACCCCAACAGATCTTCTCGCCGCTTCCGGGCATCTTCTATCGCAGGCCCGCTCCCGACAAGCCGGTCTACAAGAACGACGGTGACCCGGTTGCCGATAGCGACACGATCGGGCTGATCGAGGTGATGAAGTCGTTTAACGAGGTGAAGGCTGGCGCCGCGGGCAAGATCCTGCGTTTCCTCGCCGAGAATGAGGAGCCCGTGATGGCCGGCCAGCCGATCGCCGAAATCGACGTTTGAGGCTCACCGCATCTCCATGGCGATCAAAAAGCTCCTCATAGCCAATCGCGGCGAAATCGCGGTGCGCATCATCCGCGCCGCGCGCGAGCTCGGCATTGTGACCGTCCAGGTCTACAGCAAGGCCGACAAGGATTCGCTCGCCGTCAGGCTCGCCGACGAGTCGATCGAGATCGGACCGCCCCAGGCGTCCAAATCCTATCTCAACCAGGCCGTCATCCTCGATGCAGCCAAGAATGTCGGCGCGGACGCCATTCATCCCGGCTACGGCTTCCTGGCAGAGAATGCCGAGTTCGCGGCGGCCGTCGAAGCGGCGGCGTTGATCTTCGTCGGCCCGACCGCGCAATCGATCCGGCTGATGGGCGACAAAGTCGCCGCGCGCGAGGCAGCGGCTTCCGCTGGCGTCCCGACCGTCCCCGGCAGTCAAGGTCGCCTGGAGTCGGCAGAGGCCGCCTTCGCGCTGGTCGACAAGACCGGCTTCCCCGTGATGATCAAGGCGGCGGCCGGCGGCGGCGGACGTGGCATCCGGATCGCCCGTTCGGCAGACGAGTTTCATCGTTTGATGCCGCAGGCGCAGGCCGAGGCGCTCGCCGCCTTCGGGGATGGCGGGCTCTACGTCGAGAAGCTGATCGAAGGCGCACGGCACATCGAGGTGCAGGTGCTCGGCGACGGGCACGACGTCATCCATTGCTTCGAGCGCGAATGCTCGTTGCAGCGTCGCCGCCAGAAGGTCTGGGAAGAAGCCCCCTCGCCTTCGCTGGCTCCAGCCGTCCGCGAAAAGCTTTGTGTCTCTGCTGTCGCGCTGGCCAAGGCAGTCAACTATCGCGGCGCCGGAACGCTCGAATATCTCTACGACGACAGAACGCACGAATTCTATTTCCTGGAGATGAATACCCGCATCCAGGTCGAGCATCCCGTGACGGAGATGATTACCGGCATCGACCTCGTGTGCGAGATGATCCGGATCGCCGGCGGCGAGCGCCTGCGCGTTCGCCAGGACGAGGTGCGCGTGAGCGGCCATTCCATCGAAGTGCGCATCAATGCCGAGGATCCCGCGAGGAACTTCCTGCCGAACCCGGGAACCGTCAACGCGCTCAGCGTGCCCGGCGGCGACGGCGTGCGCTTCGACAGCATGCTCTATCAGGGCTACGCGGTCCCGCCCTTCTACGACAGCCTGCTCGGCAAGCTGATCGTGCACGACAAGGACCGGCCGGGCGCAATCCGAAAGCTCGAACGCGCCCTTGCCGAGCTCAACGTCGAGGGGCTCGCAACGACGAAGCCGCTACATCAGGCACTTGCGCGTGATGCCGACGTGCAGGCCGGACGCTTTCACACCGCCTGGCTCGAGCCATGGCTGGAATCCCATGCCGCGACGCTTGGGGCACCGTTACCGACCGCAAAGGTTGGCTCATGATCGCGAGAGAACCCGCCCCGTCAACAACAGGAGGCCGCTAGTCATGCAAACCCGATTTTCCTTCGGCGGCGACGAGCACATCTTCGCCGAAGTCGGCGAAGCGATGTCGCTGGAGGCATTTTTCAAAAGCCTCTTCGTCACCAATGCGGTGCGCGACGCCAAGATCAAGGGCGTGATCGAGATCTGTCCGGCAAATGCGTCCTACCAGGTCAAGTTCGACCCTGATCAGATCAAGCCCGACGATCTCCTCGCCGAACTCAAGCGGCTGGATACGGGGTCGGAAAAGTCCGAGCCGGTGATCAAGACCCGGATCATCGAGATCCCCGTGCTCTACAACGATCCCTGGACGCGCGAAACCTTGATGCGCTTCCGCGAGCGCCATCAGGATCCGAACGGGACCGATCTCGAATACGCCGCGCGCATCAACGGGCTCGAGAGCGTCGATGCCTTCATCAAGGCGCATTCGAGCGCTCCATGGTTCGTTTCGATGGTTGGCTTCGTCGCCGGCCTGCCCTTCCTCTACCAGATGGTGGAGCGCAACCGGCAGCTTCAGGCGCCGAAATATCTGCGGCCCCGCACGGACACGCCGAAGCTCACCGTCGGGCACGGTGGGTGCTTCAGTTGCATCTATTCAGTGCGCGGTGCTGGCGGCTACCAGATGTTCGGCATCACGCCGATGCCGATCTACGATCCCAATCAGAAGATCAGCTACCTGCGCGACTTCATGTGCCTGTTCAGACCCGGCGACATCGTGAAGTGGAAGCCGATCGACAGAGCAGCCTATGACGCGGCGGTCGCCGACGTCGATGCCGGCCGCTTCGCGCCGGTCATCCGCGACGTCTCGTTCTCGCTGACCGATTTCAACCGCGACATTGATGCCTATAACCGCAAGCTCGATGGAGTCCTCCATGGCCATTAAGGTTTTGAAGCCGGGTCTTGCGACCACCGTCCAGGACCTCGGGCGTCCCGGCTACTATCACATCGGCATCCCGCTATCCGGCGGCATGGACCGTCACGCGCTCGCGGCGGCCAATTTGCTCGTCGGCAACCCGGAAGGTGCGGCCGTGCTCGAAGCCGTGTTCATGGGGCCAGAGCTCGAATTCACCGAGGACGCGACGGTGGCGATCACCGGCGCCGAGCTGCCACCAAAGCTCGATGGCGAACCGCGCGAGACATGGACCAGCTTCAAGGTGAGACGTGGCCAGATCCTCTCGTTCGATTTCCTCAAGCAGGGCGCGCGCGGCTACATCGCGGTCGCCGGTGGCATCGATGTTCCCGTCGTTCTCGGCTCGCGCTCGACCTATGCGCTTGGCGCGCTCGGCGGCTTCAACGGACGAAAGCTCGAAGCCGGCGACGAACTGCCGGTCGGCAAGGCCGTAGCGGCGGTGAAAGATGGCCGCACGGTCGCGAAGGACCTGCGCGGCCAGCCGGCCGGGGTGCCCACAGAACTGCGCGCCATGCCGGGCCTCTACTGGCACCGCATCACCGAGGCTGCCGGAAACGGCTTTTTCTCCGACACATGGAAGGTCGCCCCGGAAGCGGATCGCATCGGCTACCGTTTCAAGGGCGGCAAATCGCTCGAATTCGTTCCGCGCGAGCCGCCGTTCGGCGCCGGCTCCGATCCGTCCAACATCACCGATGCCTGCTATCCCTACGGCTCGATCCAGGTGCCCGGTGGCACCGAGCCGATCGTGTTGCATCGTGACGCAGTCTCGGGCGGTGGATATTTCATGGTCGGCACCGTCATTGCCGCGGACATGGATTTGATCGGCCAGCTTCAGCCCAACACGCCGGTAAAATTCGTCAAGGTCGGCATGGATCAGGCGCTTGCCGCCCGCAAGAACCGGGCGGAGCTGCTGGGCAAGCTCCGGACAGCCTTGGCGTAGCTGCCCTAGGTCCGCACGATCTGTCGGCACCCCGACCGCACGGGTCGGGGCGAATAGGTGTGTTTGCGCCTCACATCTGCGCCGGACGGCCGTCCTGCCAAACTTCCTCGAGCGGCACGAGAGTTGCAGCGGACACGTTGGGGCCGAAAAGCACCAGACATGAGCTATGCAAACATCGGAACGACCGCGATGTCCGTTTCTCTGAAACAGATCCGCTATTTCATCGCCGCTGCCGAGACCGGACGTATCGGTCAGGCGGCCATTGACCTCAACGTCTCGCAGTCGGCCGTGACAGCGGCGATCCAGCAGCTCGAAGCGACCGTTTGCGCGCGCCTCCTCGAGCGCACGCCGAACGGCGTGACGGTTATACTGGAAGGCAGTCGCTTCCTGTCCCAGGGCCGCCAGATTCTTGCTGCGGTCTCCGAAGCGGTGCGCAGTACGCATATGTCCGCAGGCCCGCTGTTCGGGACGTTGCGCATCGGCGTCACCTACACGGTGTCCGGCTATTTCCTGCCGCGTCACCAGATGCGTTTCCGGGCGAGCTTTCCCGGCATCACCATCGAGCTGTTCGAGGCCCCGCGCGACGTGCTCGAACGTGCGCTCGTCGACGGCGCGCTCGATCTCGCGGTCATGCTGGTCTCCAACCTCCGTGACAATGCCATGCTCGTCAGCGAGACCTTGTTGCGCTCGCCGCGCCGGCTGTGGCTTGCGCCTGAACACCCACTGACCCGCGCGGAGCGGGTCCATCTCGCGGAGATCGCTGCCTATCCTTACGTCATGCTCACCGTCGACGAGGCCAAGCACACCTCGATGCGCTATTGGACCCATGCGGCGCTCGAACCGAAAACCGTCTTCCGCACCTCCTCGGTCGAAGCGGTGCGCTCCATGGTTGCAGGCGGCATGGGTATCGCCATTCTGTGCGACCTGATCTACCGGCCCTGGTCGCTGGAAGGGCAACGGATCGAGACCCGCGTCATCGAGGATGAGGTTCCCAGCATGGACGTGGGCCTCGCCTGGCGGCGCGACACCAAACTGTCGGAAGCCGCCAGGGCGTTCCTCGATTTCATGCGCTTTGCGGTTGCCGGCGTCGGTCCGGCCAGGCCGCCGGTCAGCCTCGACCATCGGCACCGGCCCGAGGAGGCGATCGAAATCTAAGATATCTGTTTCCGTTTTATTCGACTTGACGCCGTCCGGCTGCCCTCGTCACACTTGTGCGGGGACACGACGGACGGGAGACACAGCCGGCGGCGGGGAGTGAGACATGCAAGTCAACTACACGACCACTGACATTCCATTGCAAGCCCGGCGTCAGTACTGGCAGGACGTCGTGTCCAGGACTTATTTCTCGCTTGACCTTCGTTTT
This genomic interval from Bradyrhizobium sp. CB82 contains the following:
- a CDS encoding LysR family transcriptional regulator — protein: MSVSLKQIRYFIAAAETGRIGQAAIDLNVSQSAVTAAIQQLEATVCARLLERTPNGVTVILEGSRFLSQGRQILAAVSEAVRSTHMSAGPLFGTLRIGVTYTVSGYFLPRHQMRFRASFPGITIELFEAPRDVLERALVDGALDLAVMLVSNLRDNAMLVSETLLRSPRRLWLAPEHPLTRAERVHLAEIAAYPYVMLTVDEAKHTSMRYWTHAALEPKTVFRTSSVEAVRSMVAGGMGIAILCDLIYRPWSLEGQRIETRVIEDEVPSMDVGLAWRRDTKLSEAARAFLDFMRFAVAGVGPARPPVSLDHRHRPEEAIEI